The nucleotide window GTCGAGGTGCCCGCTGAGCGTCGAGGTGCGGGCCAGGGACCGGACCGCGGGCGGGTCGGCGCGGACGGCGGCGTTCCGGGTGAGGTCGGCGAGGTCGGCGCGCAGGTCCAGCCCGGCGGTGCGGTAGAGGGCGCGGACGGTGTCGCGGTGCGGGGAGCGGGCCATCAGCGCCGCGTAGTCGACGCCGGTGTTCCAGGAGGCGTTCCCGCCGGCGGAGAGCTCGATGAAGTACCGCGACGGCATGATGAACGGCAGCGTCGCGACGAGCCACTCGTACTGGGCGGCGGCGATGCCCTCGGCGTCGCCCGGCGCGGGCGGCTCGGCCTGGCCGCCGGACCAGGTGGGCATGTTCAGCAGCGCGGTGGCCAGCGCGACCCGGGCGCGTCCGGCGGCATCGGCCCGGGCGGCGGTGGCGGTGGCGGACAGCTGGGCCGCCGCCGCGGCGCCCTCGGCGGGCGCGGTGTAGCCGACGAGCTTGGCCGGCTGTTCGGGGCGCAGCAGCCGGTTGAGCGCGTATTCGCCGTCGAGCTGGTAGTTGTTCAGGTCGATGCCGCCGGCCATGAGGCCGCAGGTGGAGACGGCGCCGTCGAGCCGGTGCCCGCCGATCTGGGCCTCCTGGCCGCTGACCAGGCCGCCCATCGAGGTGCCGAGGGCGAGGGTGAGGCGGGGGCGGCCGATGATCCGGGTGATCGCGGCGAGGCTCTCGAACTGGTCGCGGGTGGCGCTCTTCAGCGCCCAGAGGGAGCCGTTCGGGTCGTACGAGGAGCCGACGAGTGCGTAGCCGCGGTCCAGCATGGCCTGCTGCACCGCGGGGCTCGGCGCGTCGGCGGCCGCGAGCGTGCCGAAGCCGTGGCTGTACAGCACGAGGGTGCCGTTCCAGTCGGCGGGCACGTCGGCGACCCAGCTGCCGCCGTCGCGCAGGACGCCGGTGTGGTGGGTCGTGGTGGCCGGTGCGGCGGTGGCGATGCCGGGCGAATGCCCCGCGATGAGGGTGGCGGCGAGCAGGAGAGCGGTGGCGAGTCTTCGGATCACGGTTACCTCCGGGTTCGGACGGGGCGGTGCCACGGCCACCACTTCCGCAGGGCCGGCACCAGGCCGTGCGGCAGGAAGAGCACGACGAGCACGAGCAGGACCGCGTAGACGGCGTACGAGAGCACGCTTGGCGCGTAGCTCGGCATGCCGGGGCGGGTGCCGAAGTCGGTGAGCAGCTGGACCAGGAGCGTGACGGCCGCCGCGCCGAACAGGCCGCCCCAGATGGTGCCGAGCCCGCCGACGACGGCCATCACGACGAACTGCACCGAGAGCAGGACCGGGAACGAGCCGGGCGCGAGGTAGCCGACGTAGAAGGCGTAGACGCCGCCGGCCAGGCCGGCGAAAGCGGCCGAGACCGCGAAGACGAGCAGCCGGTACCGGCCGACGGGCACCCCGCTGGCCGCGGCGGCGGTCTCGCTCGTGGCGAGGGCCCGCAGCCCCCGGCCGGTGCGCGAGGACATCACGTTGTGCGCCACCACCATCGTGACGGCGACGCCGGCCCAGGTGAGGTAGGCGTAGTCGATGTCCCGGTCGAGCTCGACCCCGGCGATCGAGAGGTGCGGGATGCCTTGCAGGCCGATGGCACCGCCGGCCCAGGTGGCGTCGCCGAGCAGGGACAGCAGGATGAGTTGCAGCGCGAGGGTGGCGAAGGCGAGCTGGTGGCCGCGCAGCCGCAGGATCGGCACGCCGACGACGAGCGCGACCGCCGCGGCCACGGCCGGCGCGGCGAGCAGGCCCAGCAGCGTCGGCCCGCCGTGCACGCCGATCAGCCCTGCCGCGTACCCGCCGAGGGCGTAGAAGGAGGCCTGCCCCAGCGACACCTGGCCGGCGTAGCCCATCAGCATCGACAGGCCGATGGTGACCATGGCGGCGAGGCCGAGCAGGACGTAGAGGGTCAGGTGGTCGTCGCGCAGCGCCAGCGGCAGCGCCAGCGTGGCGGCTGCGGTCAGCACCGTGCCGGGCCGCGGTGTCGTCACGCCGTCTCCTCCTGGATCATCGGGCGGCGGGCGGCCTGTGCGATCAGCACGACGAGCATCAGCAGCAGCGCCACCTCGCTCTGGTACGAGGTGCTCAGGTAGCCCGCCACCATCGCCTGCGCCACGCCGAGCAGCAGTCCGCCGAGCAGCGTGGCGGCCGGCCGGGTGAGATCGCCGAGGATTGCCGCGGCGAAGCCGCTGACCACCAGGACGACGTCGCCGTCGAAGGTGACCTGCTGCACCGGGGTGACGAGCACGCCGGCCAGGCCGCCGAGCGCGCCGCCGATGACGAACGAGAGCAGGCCCATCCGCCGCACGTCGATGCCGACGATCCGGGCGGCGTACGGGTTCGCGGCCGAGGCGGTCAGCGCCTTGCCGAGGTCGGTGCGGGCGAACAGCAGCGCCATGGCGAGGAAGACCAGCGCCGAGGCGGCGATGATCAACAGGTAGTGGCTCTGCACCCGGGCGCCGAGCACGGTGACCGACGCGGGCAGCCCGGGGAACGAGCGCGGCTGATCGCCCCAGATGAGGATCTCCACCGCGTACGCGAACACCGCGACCCCGAGGGTGACGATGAGCGCCGACTGCGGGCTGGTGCCCGGCTTGCCGATCGCGGTCAGGCCGACCAGCAGCC belongs to Amorphoplanes digitatis and includes:
- a CDS encoding branched-chain amino acid ABC transporter permease, whose product is MTTPRPGTVLTAAATLALPLALRDDHLTLYVLLGLAAMVTIGLSMLMGYAGQVSLGQASFYALGGYAAGLIGVHGGPTLLGLLAAPAVAAAVALVVGVPILRLRGHQLAFATLALQLILLSLLGDATWAGGAIGLQGIPHLSIAGVELDRDIDYAYLTWAGVAVTMVVAHNVMSSRTGRGLRALATSETAAAASGVPVGRYRLLVFAVSAAFAGLAGGVYAFYVGYLAPGSFPVLLSVQFVVMAVVGGLGTIWGGLFGAAAVTLLVQLLTDFGTRPGMPSYAPSVLSYAVYAVLLVLVVLFLPHGLVPALRKWWPWHRPVRTRR
- a CDS encoding branched-chain amino acid ABC transporter permease, with product MSAFLQYLITGLGVGCAFALIGSGLVVIYRVTRVVNFAQGAFAVIAAMTVSSLLGARVPHGLAEALAVALAGLVGLLVGLTAIGKPGTSPQSALIVTLGVAVFAYAVEILIWGDQPRSFPGLPASVTVLGARVQSHYLLIIAASALVFLAMALLFARTDLGKALTASAANPYAARIVGIDVRRMGLLSFVIGGALGGLAGVLVTPVQQVTFDGDVVLVVSGFAAAILGDLTRPAATLLGGLLLGVAQAMVAGYLSTSYQSEVALLLMLVVLIAQAARRPMIQEETA